The Lysobacter enzymogenes genome window below encodes:
- the thiS gene encoding sulfur carrier protein ThiS — protein sequence MNILLNGEARALAAPVTVDQLLAAEGLGERRVAVEINGEIVPRGRHAQTALADGDKVEIVHALGGG from the coding sequence ATGAATATTTTGCTCAATGGCGAAGCGCGCGCCCTGGCCGCGCCGGTCACCGTCGACCAACTGCTCGCGGCCGAAGGCCTCGGCGAACGGCGGGTGGCGGTGGAGATCAACGGCGAGATCGTGCCGCGCGGGCGGCATGCGCAGACGGCGCTGGCCGATGGCGACAAGGTCGAGATCGTGCATGCGTTGGGTGGGGGTTGA
- a CDS encoding TonB-dependent receptor — MTTHSRPLARAIRIALAASFVSLGFSTVAQAQQAAPASAAGAGAGEFSAASALASAGEAKSSAVDLDKVVVTGRSGIRQRSKAETSYSITAIEEDRLRMQAPTSVTEAMKSVPGFWVEASGGEASGNIRARGIPVDGFGSVTLLEDGIPVQHDPALGYLNGDQAFRLDETIERVEVVRGGPSSVFYSNAPAGAINFIPRTVGDHAEGVAKLTVGDYGLTRYDLFFGTPIGGGWKLGLGGFWRTDDGLRDPGYPANDGGQYRINLSRAFERGNFSFDYKRVDDKVALYLGIPMRSYADGKIRGVPGFDANDGTLAGPETRRIGMIQGDGSLYDFDNSLGTQVKRDQYTVKFDYELGAGFKLAQSLRYSETRTQRNGVFPLTLQSGAKFFNDAAVKKLIASVPGAAGAQLRYVDAPNQVFDPANQNGNGLMTIAGLRGVTMPVNELISDTRLMRRFEFGGQSHDVTLGYYYAQFDQDFDRYSSNVLTDVRDNARLLDLVAVDAAGRPLKTLTDKGVYRYGYEWENASGRSTTQAVYLSDEWQVNDRLRIDAGVRWEQVKVKGWTEVRKQVNLGTPATSQILTGSGVFVDYDQKFDKIGWTVGANWQFDPLQGVFARWTPAFRLPSLSSYITKYSNCDLAKLAACVNDPNGRPVTQTMDLGEIGYKFSNEQFDLFATLFYTKYDNVGFSNYVFNLGNGASTVQQGYADTKTTGLELEGFWTPVSWFDLQMTATIQDPKYKGLRYTELVNGAPVLRDFVDNQLIRVPKTSFRVVPGLNLLDDKLRLQVSYEHEGERYVDTANSVRLPSYHVVNASARYEFAPGLSLFLYADNLTNSLGLTEGNPRAGELQSADAGANTFIARPLLGRGYRAALMYKF, encoded by the coding sequence ATGACCACTCATTCCCGACCGCTCGCCCGGGCGATCCGCATCGCCCTGGCCGCCAGCTTCGTTTCTCTCGGTTTTTCGACCGTCGCCCAGGCTCAGCAGGCGGCTCCGGCTTCGGCCGCGGGCGCCGGGGCGGGCGAGTTCTCCGCAGCGTCTGCCTTGGCGTCGGCCGGCGAGGCGAAGTCCTCGGCGGTTGACCTCGACAAAGTCGTCGTCACCGGCCGCTCCGGCATCCGCCAGCGCAGCAAGGCCGAGACCAGCTACTCGATCACCGCGATCGAAGAAGACCGCCTGCGCATGCAGGCGCCGACCTCGGTGACCGAAGCGATGAAGTCGGTGCCCGGCTTCTGGGTCGAGGCCAGCGGCGGCGAAGCCAGCGGCAACATCCGCGCGCGCGGCATTCCGGTCGACGGCTTCGGCTCGGTGACCCTGCTCGAAGACGGCATTCCGGTGCAGCACGATCCGGCGCTGGGCTATCTCAACGGCGATCAGGCCTTCCGCCTCGACGAAACCATCGAACGCGTCGAAGTGGTGCGCGGCGGTCCTTCCTCGGTGTTCTATTCCAACGCCCCGGCCGGCGCGATCAACTTCATCCCGCGCACGGTCGGCGACCACGCCGAAGGCGTGGCCAAACTGACCGTCGGCGACTACGGCCTGACCCGCTACGACCTGTTTTTCGGCACGCCGATCGGCGGCGGCTGGAAGCTCGGCCTCGGCGGCTTCTGGCGCACCGACGACGGCCTGCGCGATCCGGGCTATCCGGCCAACGACGGCGGCCAGTACCGCATCAACCTGTCGCGCGCGTTCGAACGCGGCAATTTCAGCTTCGACTACAAGCGCGTGGACGACAAGGTCGCGCTGTACCTCGGCATCCCGATGCGCAGCTACGCCGACGGCAAGATCCGCGGCGTGCCCGGCTTCGACGCCAACGACGGCACCCTGGCCGGCCCGGAAACCCGCCGCATCGGCATGATCCAGGGCGACGGCAGCCTGTACGACTTCGACAACTCGCTCGGCACCCAGGTCAAGCGCGACCAGTACACGGTCAAGTTCGACTACGAGCTCGGCGCCGGCTTCAAGCTGGCCCAGTCGCTGCGTTACAGCGAAACCCGGACCCAGCGCAACGGCGTGTTCCCGCTGACCCTGCAAAGCGGCGCCAAGTTCTTCAACGACGCGGCGGTCAAGAAGCTGATCGCCTCGGTGCCCGGCGCGGCCGGCGCGCAGCTGCGCTACGTCGACGCGCCGAACCAGGTGTTCGACCCGGCCAACCAGAACGGCAACGGCCTGATGACCATCGCCGGCCTGCGCGGCGTCACCATGCCGGTCAACGAACTCATCAGCGACACCCGGCTGATGCGCCGCTTCGAATTCGGCGGGCAGAGCCACGATGTCACGCTCGGGTACTACTACGCGCAGTTCGACCAGGACTTCGACCGCTATTCGTCGAACGTGCTGACCGATGTGCGCGACAACGCGCGCTTGCTGGACCTGGTCGCGGTCGACGCCGCCGGCCGGCCGTTGAAGACGCTGACCGACAAGGGTGTGTACCGCTACGGCTACGAGTGGGAGAACGCCAGCGGCCGCTCGACCACGCAAGCCGTGTACCTGTCGGACGAATGGCAGGTCAACGACCGGCTGCGCATCGACGCCGGCGTGCGTTGGGAGCAGGTCAAGGTCAAGGGTTGGACCGAAGTGCGCAAGCAGGTCAACCTCGGCACGCCGGCGACTTCGCAGATCCTCACCGGCTCGGGCGTGTTCGTCGACTACGACCAGAAGTTCGACAAGATCGGCTGGACCGTCGGCGCCAACTGGCAGTTCGACCCGCTTCAGGGCGTGTTCGCGCGCTGGACGCCGGCGTTTCGCCTGCCGAGCCTGTCGAGCTACATCACCAAGTATTCCAACTGCGATCTGGCCAAGCTCGCCGCCTGCGTCAACGACCCGAACGGCCGTCCGGTGACCCAGACGATGGACCTCGGCGAGATCGGCTACAAGTTCAGCAACGAGCAGTTCGACCTGTTCGCGACCTTGTTCTACACCAAATACGACAACGTCGGCTTCAGCAACTACGTGTTCAACCTCGGCAACGGCGCCTCGACCGTGCAGCAGGGCTACGCCGACACCAAGACCACCGGGCTGGAGCTGGAAGGCTTCTGGACCCCGGTAAGCTGGTTCGACCTGCAGATGACCGCGACGATCCAGGACCCCAAGTACAAGGGCCTGCGCTACACCGAACTGGTCAACGGCGCGCCGGTGCTGCGCGACTTCGTCGACAACCAGCTGATCCGCGTGCCCAAGACCAGCTTCCGGGTGGTGCCGGGCCTGAACCTGCTCGACGACAAGCTGCGCCTGCAGGTGTCGTACGAACACGAGGGCGAGCGCTACGTCGACACCGCCAACTCGGTGCGGCTGCCGTCGTACCACGTCGTCAACGCCAGCGCGCGCTACGAGTTCGCGCCGGGGCTGAGCCTGTTCCTGTACGCCGACAACCTGACCAATTCGCTCGGCCTGACCGAAGGCAACCCGCGCGCCGGCGAGCTGCAAAGCGCCGATGCCGGCGCCAACACCTTCATCGCCCGGCCGTTGCTCGGGCGCGGCTATCGCGCGGCGCTGATGTACAAGTTCTGA
- the mscL gene encoding large-conductance mechanosensitive channel protein MscL produces the protein MGMVSEFKEFIARGNVVDLAVGVVIGAAFGKIVTALVDGIVMPAIGYVTGGVSVSDWKYVLKPSQLDAAGKEVAAEVAIKYGMFLQTAIDFILIAFVIFIFLKAYNKVRKPADAAPAATPEDVLLLREIRDSLKK, from the coding sequence ATGGGCATGGTTAGCGAGTTCAAAGAGTTCATTGCGCGCGGCAACGTGGTCGATCTGGCCGTCGGTGTGGTCATCGGCGCGGCGTTCGGCAAGATCGTCACTGCCCTGGTCGACGGCATCGTGATGCCGGCCATCGGCTACGTCACCGGCGGAGTCAGCGTCAGCGACTGGAAGTACGTGCTCAAGCCCTCGCAGCTGGACGCGGCGGGCAAGGAAGTGGCGGCGGAAGTGGCGATCAAGTACGGCATGTTCCTGCAGACCGCGATCGACTTCATCCTGATCGCGTTCGTGATCTTCATCTTCCTCAAGGCCTACAACAAGGTGCGCAAGCCGGCCGACGCGGCGCCGGCGGCGACGCCGGAAGACGTGCTGCTGCTGCGCGAGATCCGCGATTCGCTGAAGAAGTAA
- a CDS encoding CehA/McbA family metallohydrolase, whose translation MLRATTRFAAIALLAALIAAPAFARPDSASSASARIHPEPHAATDIVLRGRITGADNQTYRELPFQVPAATARIEVEFDYDRTDKTTIDLGLIGPGEFLGRDGFRGWSGGNKRRFTVAAADATASYSPGALAPGEWKLLLGIPNIRAGRSAAYTARIRLVPAAQPDAIPQEQRAPLRAEPGWYRGDLHMHSAHSDGNCATQSGARAPCPLYLTARAAANAGLDFVAVTEHNTVSHLPALRELQPHFDRLLLIPGMEITTFQGHANVFGVRAPVDFRVGSAAVPDWNAVLGEMQRRGLLVSINHPIRPSDERCMGCGWTPAPAADLNRVGMVEAINGGDADTPGSGIAFWQRQLDAGHRLTGVGGSDNHDAPTAAEEPFGPSRIGRPTTVVHARELSEAGILQGLREGNVFVDAFGSRDRLLEVRAAHGGREAAMGGELAVAAGERARVSAQVRNLAGGRVETIVDGVRSDLIAQPQVSAAQQSFEFQWPSDGRRHWLRIDVRDAQGRLALMGNPVYFNWR comes from the coding sequence TTGCTGCGAGCGACTACACGCTTCGCAGCGATCGCACTGCTGGCCGCGTTGATCGCGGCGCCCGCATTCGCACGGCCGGACAGCGCATCCAGTGCTTCTGCACGCATACATCCCGAGCCTCACGCCGCCACCGACATAGTCCTGCGAGGCCGCATCACCGGCGCCGACAATCAAACCTACCGCGAACTCCCGTTCCAGGTCCCCGCCGCCACCGCCCGCATCGAAGTCGAGTTCGACTACGACCGCACCGACAAGACCACCATCGACCTCGGCCTGATCGGCCCCGGCGAATTCCTCGGCCGCGACGGTTTCCGCGGCTGGAGCGGCGGCAACAAGCGCCGCTTCACCGTCGCCGCGGCCGACGCCACCGCCTCGTATTCGCCCGGCGCGCTGGCGCCCGGCGAGTGGAAGCTGCTGCTCGGCATCCCCAACATCCGCGCCGGCCGCAGCGCCGCCTACACCGCGCGCATCCGCCTGGTCCCCGCCGCGCAGCCCGATGCGATACCGCAGGAACAGCGCGCGCCGCTGCGCGCCGAACCCGGCTGGTACCGCGGCGACCTGCACATGCACAGCGCCCACAGCGACGGCAACTGCGCGACCCAGAGCGGCGCGCGCGCGCCGTGTCCGCTGTACCTGACCGCGCGCGCCGCGGCGAACGCCGGCCTGGACTTCGTCGCGGTCACCGAACACAACACCGTCTCGCATCTGCCGGCGCTGCGCGAACTGCAACCGCATTTCGACCGCCTGTTGCTGATCCCCGGCATGGAGATCACCACCTTCCAGGGCCACGCCAACGTCTTCGGCGTGCGCGCGCCGGTCGACTTCCGCGTCGGCAGCGCCGCGGTGCCGGACTGGAACGCGGTGCTCGGCGAAATGCAGCGGCGCGGCCTGTTGGTGTCGATCAACCATCCGATCCGCCCGTCCGACGAGCGCTGCATGGGCTGCGGCTGGACGCCGGCGCCGGCCGCCGATCTGAACCGGGTCGGCATGGTCGAAGCGATCAACGGCGGCGACGCCGACACGCCGGGCTCGGGCATCGCGTTCTGGCAGCGTCAGCTCGACGCCGGCCATCGCCTGACCGGCGTCGGCGGCAGCGATAACCACGACGCGCCGACCGCGGCCGAAGAACCGTTCGGCCCCAGCCGGATCGGCCGGCCGACCACGGTGGTGCATGCGCGCGAACTGTCGGAAGCGGGGATTCTGCAGGGGCTGCGCGAGGGCAACGTCTTCGTCGACGCGTTCGGCAGCCGCGACCGGTTGCTGGAAGTGCGCGCAGCGCACGGCGGCCGCGAGGCGGCGATGGGCGGCGAATTGGCGGTCGCTGCGGGCGAACGCGCGCGGGTGTCCGCGCAGGTGCGCAACCTCGCGGGCGGACGGGTGGAGACGATCGTCGACGGCGTGCGCAGCGATCTGATCGCGCAGCCGCAGGTCAGCGCGGCGCAGCAGTCGTTCGAATTCCAGTGGCCCAGCGACGGCCGCCGGCATTGGTTGCGCATCGACGTGCGCGATGCGCAGGGGCGGTTGGCACTGATGGGGAATCCGGTTTACTTCAACTGGCGTTGA
- a CDS encoding Rieske (2Fe-2S) protein, producing MNDSVRTSLNAPGGNGPGGEPLIAFERLADGGFAEVEATIDGDAESVLLYRDGDAVRAWLNICPHAGRRLDWAPGQFLKSKDGLLVCAAHGASFELGGGECVAGPCRGEALRAVAVDVRDGGVWLA from the coding sequence ATGAACGATAGTGTGAGAACTTCGTTAAACGCGCCCGGCGGCAACGGCCCCGGCGGTGAACCTTTGATCGCATTCGAGCGCCTGGCCGACGGCGGTTTCGCCGAGGTCGAGGCGACCATCGACGGCGACGCCGAGTCCGTGCTGCTGTACCGCGACGGCGACGCCGTGCGCGCCTGGCTCAACATCTGCCCGCACGCCGGTCGCAGACTGGATTGGGCCCCCGGGCAATTTCTCAAGAGCAAGGACGGGCTGCTGGTGTGCGCGGCGCATGGGGCCAGCTTCGAGCTGGGCGGCGGCGAGTGCGTGGCCGGGCCGTGTCGCGGCGAGGCGTTGCGGGCGGTGGCGGTCGATGTGCGCGACGGCGGAGTCTGGCTGGCGTAA
- a CDS encoding SLC13 family permease, with protein MDTSLALTTDMMLVLGLVVFTMAMFLFERVRADVVALVVLVLLGLSGLVEPDELFNGFSGNAVISIIATMILGAGLDRTGALNRLAGWLLRRAHGVEQRLLLLTTAVAGLNSSFMQNPSVMALYMPVAARLSSRTGLSLPRLLLPIAAAIVMGGALTMVGNSPLILLNDLLLNANSNLPSGAATIEPLKMFAPLPIGIALLAASLAYFHFFGDKLLRDDSDKGATPARTQSYFAKAYGIDGDVYELTVTADSPLVGMSLGEAETLRGAPLLLALKSDNDSRLAPPADTRIWVGSVLGAMGPKQQVADFAQNHFLRLSSRLRNFADLFNPSRAGISEAVVPATSGYIGKTAGDLHLRKQSGLSLLAINRDKTVLRDNVRAVPMRAGDMLVFHSIWTDLASAAASKDLVVVTDYPKGEQRPHKLKIALAIFAVAMLLALSSRLPVSIALMTGVVGMLITGVINIDEAYSAINWKTVFLMACLIPLGWAMDSSGAAAWIAGHSIERLPQGTPVWLLEILVGLLTTAFSLVISHVGATIVVVPLAVNLALAAGGNPTAFALIVALSASNNFMTASNPVISMISGPAGYSGKELWKIGGPLSLIYTVVTVLMINVLYWGK; from the coding sequence ATGGACACCTCCCTCGCGCTCACCACCGACATGATGCTGGTGCTCGGGCTGGTGGTGTTCACGATGGCGATGTTCCTGTTCGAGCGCGTGCGCGCCGACGTGGTCGCGCTGGTGGTGCTGGTGCTGCTGGGCCTGTCGGGCCTGGTCGAGCCGGACGAACTGTTCAACGGCTTCTCCGGCAACGCGGTCATCAGCATCATCGCGACCATGATCCTCGGCGCCGGCCTCGACCGCACCGGCGCGCTGAACCGCCTGGCCGGCTGGCTGCTGCGGCGCGCGCACGGGGTCGAGCAGCGCCTGCTGCTGCTGACCACCGCGGTCGCCGGGCTCAATTCCTCGTTCATGCAGAACCCGTCGGTGATGGCGCTGTACATGCCGGTCGCCGCGCGCCTGTCCTCGCGCACCGGCCTGTCGCTGCCGCGGCTGCTGCTGCCGATCGCCGCGGCCATCGTCATGGGCGGCGCGCTGACCATGGTCGGCAACTCGCCGCTGATCCTGCTCAACGACTTGCTGCTCAACGCCAACAGCAACCTGCCCTCAGGCGCGGCGACCATCGAGCCGCTGAAGATGTTCGCGCCGCTGCCGATCGGCATCGCTTTGCTGGCCGCGTCGCTGGCGTATTTCCATTTCTTCGGCGACAAGCTGCTGCGCGACGACAGCGACAAGGGCGCCACGCCGGCGCGCACACAAAGCTATTTCGCCAAGGCCTACGGCATCGACGGCGACGTCTACGAACTCACCGTCACCGCCGACAGCCCGCTGGTCGGCATGTCGCTCGGCGAAGCCGAAACCCTGCGCGGCGCGCCGCTGCTGCTGGCGCTCAAGAGCGACAACGACTCGCGCCTGGCGCCGCCGGCCGACACCCGCATCTGGGTCGGCAGCGTGCTCGGCGCGATGGGGCCCAAGCAGCAGGTCGCCGACTTCGCCCAGAACCACTTCCTGCGCCTGTCCTCGCGCCTGCGCAACTTCGCCGACCTGTTCAATCCCAGCCGCGCCGGCATTTCCGAAGCGGTGGTGCCGGCGACCTCGGGCTATATCGGCAAGACCGCCGGCGACCTGCACCTGCGCAAGCAATCCGGCCTGAGCCTGCTGGCGATCAACCGCGACAAGACCGTGCTGCGCGACAACGTGCGCGCGGTGCCGATGCGCGCCGGCGACATGCTGGTGTTCCACAGCATCTGGACCGACCTGGCCAGCGCCGCGGCGAGCAAGGACTTGGTCGTGGTCACCGACTACCCCAAGGGCGAGCAGCGCCCGCACAAGCTCAAGATCGCGCTGGCGATCTTCGCCGTGGCGATGCTGCTGGCGCTGTCCTCGCGCCTGCCGGTGTCGATCGCGCTGATGACCGGCGTGGTCGGCATGCTGATCACCGGCGTCATCAACATCGACGAGGCCTACTCGGCGATCAACTGGAAGACCGTGTTCCTGATGGCCTGCCTGATTCCGTTGGGGTGGGCGATGGATTCCAGCGGCGCGGCGGCGTGGATCGCGGGGCACAGTATCGAGCGATTGCCGCAGGGGACGCCGGTCTGGCTGTTGGAGATATTGGTCGGGCTTCTGACGACTGCCTTTTCTTTGGTCATCAGCCACGTCGGCGCGACGATCGTGGTGGTGCCGCTCGCCGTCAACCTCGCGCTCGCGGCCGGCGGCAATCCGACCGCGTTCGCGCTGATCGTGGCCTTGTCGGCGTCGAACAACTTCATGACCGCGTCGAATCCGGTGATCTCGATGATTTCCGGGCCGGCCGGCTACAGCGGCAAGGAGCTGTGGAAGATCGGCGGGCCGCTGTCGTTGATCTATACCGTGGTGACGGTGTTGATGATCAATGTGCTGTATTGGGGGAAGTAA
- a CDS encoding thiazole synthase, producing the protein MTDTAFSDPLVIAGKTYRSRLLTGTGKFKDLTETRLATEAAAAEIVTVAIRRTNIGQNPGEPNLLDVLPPDRYTLLPNTAGCYTADDAVRTCRLARELLDGHKLVKLEVLGDQRTLFPDVVQTLAAAETLVKDGFDVMVYTSDDPILAKRLEEIGCVAVMPLAAPIGSGLGVQNKYNLLEIVENAKVPIIVDAGVGTASDAAIAMELGCHGVLMNTAIAGARDPILMAHAMKLAVEAGRAAFKAGRIPRKRYASASSPVDGLIG; encoded by the coding sequence ATGACTGACACCGCCTTCTCCGATCCGCTGGTCATCGCCGGCAAGACCTACCGTTCGCGCCTGCTCACCGGCACCGGCAAGTTCAAGGACCTGACCGAAACCCGCCTGGCCACCGAGGCCGCCGCGGCCGAAATCGTCACCGTCGCGATCCGCCGCACCAACATCGGCCAGAACCCCGGCGAGCCGAACCTGCTCGACGTGCTGCCGCCGGACCGCTACACCCTGCTGCCGAACACCGCCGGCTGCTACACCGCCGACGACGCGGTGCGCACCTGCCGGCTGGCGCGCGAACTGCTCGACGGCCACAAACTGGTGAAGCTCGAGGTGCTCGGCGACCAGCGCACCCTGTTCCCCGACGTGGTCCAGACCCTGGCCGCGGCCGAAACCCTGGTCAAGGACGGCTTCGACGTCATGGTCTACACCTCCGACGACCCGATCCTGGCCAAGCGCCTGGAGGAAATCGGCTGCGTCGCGGTGATGCCGCTGGCCGCGCCGATCGGCTCGGGCCTGGGCGTGCAGAACAAGTACAACCTGCTGGAAATCGTCGAGAACGCCAAGGTGCCGATCATCGTCGACGCCGGCGTCGGCACCGCCTCGGACGCGGCCATCGCGATGGAGCTGGGCTGCCACGGCGTGCTGATGAACACCGCCATCGCCGGCGCGCGCGATCCGATCCTGATGGCGCACGCGATGAAGCTCGCGGTCGAAGCCGGCCGCGCCGCGTTCAAGGCCGGGCGCATCCCGCGCAAGCGCTACGCCAGCGCGTCGAGCCCGGTGGACGGATTGATCGGCTGA
- a CDS encoding fumarylacetoacetate hydrolase family protein, whose amino-acid sequence MSDVVAAAPAIRIPVRGQGLAADAAFPVHRVYCVGRNFADHAREMGAAVPTSAADRGRPTFFLKPTDSLETGAAVPYPPGTSDLHHEVELVVALGRDAPAGVLPVGDAQALVYGYAVGLDLTRRDLQAQAKAKGLPWDTGKSFDHAAPISAIVPAADVGELGARTLSLEVNGELRQQGTLDDLVWNVAEILHELSQLYALRAGDLIYMGTPAGVAALQPGDRYRATLEGVAELHGHITPPRL is encoded by the coding sequence ATGAGCGACGTCGTCGCGGCCGCGCCGGCCATCCGCATCCCCGTCCGCGGCCAGGGCCTGGCCGCCGATGCCGCCTTCCCGGTCCATCGCGTCTATTGCGTCGGCCGCAACTTCGCCGACCACGCCCGCGAGATGGGCGCGGCGGTGCCGACCTCGGCCGCCGACCGCGGCCGTCCGACCTTCTTCCTCAAACCGACCGATTCGCTGGAAACCGGCGCAGCCGTGCCGTACCCGCCGGGCACCAGCGACCTGCACCACGAGGTCGAGCTGGTGGTCGCGCTGGGCCGCGACGCGCCCGCGGGCGTGCTGCCGGTCGGCGACGCGCAGGCGCTGGTGTACGGCTACGCGGTCGGCCTCGACCTGACCCGCCGCGACCTGCAGGCCCAGGCCAAGGCGAAGGGCCTGCCGTGGGACACCGGCAAGTCGTTCGACCACGCCGCGCCGATCAGCGCAATCGTGCCGGCCGCCGACGTCGGCGAGCTCGGCGCGCGCACGCTCAGCCTGGAAGTCAACGGCGAACTGCGCCAGCAAGGCACGCTCGACGACCTGGTCTGGAACGTCGCCGAAATCCTGCACGAGCTCTCGCAGCTCTACGCGCTGCGCGCCGGCGACCTGATCTACATGGGCACTCCGGCCGGCGTCGCCGCGCTGCAACCGGGCGACCGCTACCGGGCGACGCTGGAAGGCGTGGCCGAACTGCACGGACACATCACCCCGCCCCGGCTATAG
- the trmB gene encoding tRNA (guanosine(46)-N7)-methyltransferase TrmB: MTDPFSSDGHKAPPKPFTIEEGRRQVRSFVLRQGRFTPAQQRAFDELWPRFGIDYQGAPRDFDAIFGRQAKRVLEIGFGNGEALRYAAQHYRDRDLIGIEVHAPGVGRLLNALAEDGSDHVKLYHHDAVEVLNHEVADGSLDEVRIYFPDPWHKKRHNKRRLVQPAFAELLVRKLAPDGRLHLATDWQDYAEQMWDVLDATRGLANRAGPRGSVPRPEWRPQTHFETRGQKLGHGVWDLLYDRSRD, encoded by the coding sequence ATGACCGACCCGTTCTCCAGCGACGGCCACAAGGCGCCGCCGAAACCGTTCACGATCGAGGAAGGCCGCCGCCAGGTGCGCAGCTTCGTGCTGCGCCAGGGCCGCTTCACCCCGGCCCAGCAGCGCGCGTTCGACGAGCTGTGGCCGCGCTTCGGCATCGATTACCAGGGCGCGCCGCGCGACTTCGATGCGATCTTCGGCCGCCAGGCCAAGCGCGTGCTGGAAATCGGCTTCGGCAACGGCGAGGCGCTGCGCTACGCCGCGCAGCACTACCGCGACCGCGATCTGATCGGCATCGAAGTCCACGCCCCCGGCGTGGGCCGGCTGCTGAACGCTCTGGCCGAGGACGGCAGCGATCACGTGAAGCTCTACCACCACGACGCGGTCGAAGTGCTGAACCACGAAGTCGCCGACGGCAGCCTCGACGAGGTCCGCATCTACTTCCCGGACCCGTGGCACAAGAAGCGCCACAACAAGCGCCGCCTGGTCCAGCCGGCGTTCGCCGAGCTGCTGGTGCGCAAGCTCGCGCCGGACGGACGCTTGCACCTGGCCACCGATTGGCAGGACTATGCCGAACAGATGTGGGACGTCCTGGACGCGACCAGGGGGCTCGCCAACCGCGCAGGTCCGCGCGGCAGCGTGCCGCGACCGGAATGGCGCCCGCAGACGCACTTCGAGACCCGCGGCCAGAAGCTCGGCCACGGCGTCTGGGACCTGCTGTACGACAGAAGCCGGGATTAG
- a CDS encoding phosphatidylinositol-specific phospholipase C1-like protein has protein sequence MKSWMLPMLSLGLCCALAGAARAHDEPAAPRPVDPACKLGAPDAAQAGPDCAEAWIDRNLSLADVQAIGTHNSYKRAIPAEELAAHRARDAVGADSLDYAHAPLHEQLELGMRQLELDVYYDPKGGRYAHPPGALRQGYGEAGPWPPGVAAQMARPGFKVMHLADIDFRSQCMLFVECLQQIRAWSRQHPQHAPILILINAKDGRGGPGAVAPLAFDGKAFDALDAEVRSVFPADELITPDDVRGKAASLREAVVAGGWPRIGASRGKILFALDEEPRKVALYRGARRSLQGRAMFVNGDETSPDAAYLTINDPIADGERIRKAVQAGFLVRTRADADTVESRRNDPRRREAAFASGAQFISTDYPKPDLRFSRYRVTFPRSEVVRCNPVRAQSRCDRRAVEAPEKHD, from the coding sequence ATGAAGTCCTGGATGTTGCCGATGCTGTCGTTGGGACTGTGCTGCGCGCTGGCGGGCGCGGCGCGCGCGCACGACGAACCGGCCGCGCCGCGGCCCGTGGACCCGGCCTGCAAGCTCGGCGCGCCCGACGCCGCGCAGGCCGGGCCGGATTGCGCCGAGGCCTGGATCGACCGCAACCTGAGCCTCGCCGACGTCCAGGCCATCGGCACCCACAACAGCTACAAGCGCGCGATTCCGGCCGAGGAACTGGCCGCGCACCGCGCCCGCGACGCCGTCGGCGCGGATTCGCTCGACTACGCCCACGCGCCGCTGCACGAACAGCTCGAACTCGGCATGCGCCAGCTCGAGCTCGACGTGTACTACGACCCCAAGGGCGGCCGTTACGCGCATCCGCCCGGCGCCTTGCGCCAAGGCTACGGCGAAGCCGGGCCGTGGCCGCCGGGCGTGGCCGCGCAGATGGCGCGGCCGGGGTTCAAGGTCATGCATCTGGCCGATATCGACTTCCGCAGCCAGTGCATGCTGTTCGTCGAGTGCCTGCAGCAGATCCGCGCATGGTCGCGCCAGCATCCGCAGCACGCGCCGATCCTGATCCTGATCAACGCCAAGGACGGCCGCGGCGGCCCCGGCGCGGTCGCGCCGCTGGCGTTCGACGGCAAGGCCTTCGATGCGCTCGACGCCGAAGTGCGCTCGGTGTTCCCGGCCGACGAGTTGATTACCCCCGACGATGTGCGCGGCAAGGCCGCGAGCTTGCGCGAAGCGGTGGTGGCCGGCGGCTGGCCGCGGATCGGGGCGTCGCGCGGCAAAATCCTGTTCGCGCTCGACGAGGAGCCGCGCAAGGTCGCGCTGTACCGCGGCGCGCGGCGTTCGCTGCAGGGCCGGGCGATGTTCGTCAACGGCGACGAAACCTCGCCGGACGCGGCGTACCTGACGATCAACGATCCGATCGCCGACGGCGAGCGCATCCGCAAGGCGGTGCAGGCCGGCTTCCTGGTGCGCACCCGCGCCGATGCCGACACCGTGGAATCGCGCCGCAACGATCCGCGCCGGCGCGAGGCGGCTTTCGCCAGCGGCGCGCAGTTCATCTCGACGGATTATCCGAAGCCCGACCTGCGGTTCAGCCGCTACCGGGTGACGTTCCCGCGCAGCGAAGTGGTGCGGTGCAATCCGGTGCGGGCGCAGAGCCGTTGCGATCGGCGCGCGGTCGAGGCGCCGGAGAAGCACGACTGA